In Stomoxys calcitrans chromosome 2, idStoCalc2.1, whole genome shotgun sequence, the following proteins share a genomic window:
- the LOC106091854 gene encoding phospholipase A1 has product MKAVKNKSRLLLGLRRSPADLTTAKYIYYYGPSYGDSSIYELDDFETMMQDPKFDKTRNTVLYLHGYIENPDVESIHVIVEAYLKRTDTNLIVLDWGELADGNYAFDAVVNAKQLGPVLAKHLLKQFDNGLDIDKFHIVGHSLGGQMAGIIGREVWERSQKTKKIKRITGLDPAFPLFYMGGLARHLCKYDAEFVDVMHTDAWIYGAPSSAATADFWPNAGKTLQPGCPKRNYRMLTDNDLSSHRRSWWFWAESVADKYPDKFNAVKAKNWSDFKEGKLINDDRLHVVMGHKCPTNISGDYFLQTNGSKPYARGVAGTRYIEPKELPGFKYCEEEELRT; this is encoded by the coding sequence atgaaagccgTCAAAAATAAATCCCGCCTTTTGTTGGGTCTACGCAGATCCCCCGCAGATTTGACCACAGCCAAGTACATCTACTACTATGGACCCAGCTATGGCGATAGCTCGATCTATGAGCTCGATGATTTCGAGACCATGATGCAAGATCCCAAATTTGATAAGACTCGCAACACGGTTCTATATCTGCATGGTTATATTGAGAATCCCGATGTTGAGAGCATTCATGTGATAGTAGAGGCCTATCTGAAGCGCACCGACACAAATCTCATAGTGCTGGACTGGGGTGAGTTGGCCGATGGCAATTATGCCTTTGATGCTGTGGTCAATGCCAAACAGCTGGGACCGGTTTTGGCCAAACATCTGTTGAAGCAATTCGATAATGGTTTGGACATTGACAAATTTCACATAGTGGGTCATTCATTGGGTGGCCAAATGGCCGGCATTATTGGCAGAGAAGTTTGGGAACGCAGCCAAAAGACCAAGAAAATCAAAAGAATAACCGGCCTAGATCCCGCCTTTCCCCTTTTCTATATGGGTGGCTTGGCCCGTCACTTGTGTAAATATGATGCTGAATTTGTGGATGTCATGCATACCGATGCTTGGATCTATGGAGCCCCCAGTAGTGCGGCCACCGCTGATTTTTGGCCCAATGCCGGCAAGACTCTGCAGCCGGGTTGCCCCAAAAGAAATTATCGCATGCTCACCGATAATGATTTGTCTAGTCATCGTCGTTCCTGGTGGTTTTGGGCCGAAAGTGTGGCCGACAAATATCCGGATAAATTCAATGCCGTTAAGGCCAAAAATTGGTCTGATTTCAAGGAGGGCAAGCTGATCAACGATGATCGCCTGCATGTGGTCATGGGTCACAAATGTCCCACCAATATTTCTGGAGATTATTTCCTACAGACAAATGGCTCGAAACCTTATGCTCGTGGAGTGGCTGGTACACGGTACATAGAACCCAAAGAGTTGCCAGGTTTTAAATACTGCGAAGAGGAGGAGTTGAGGACATAG